A single region of the Streptomyces virginiae genome encodes:
- a CDS encoding N-acyl homoserine lactonase family protein, producing MTPRLRVTTVDAGPFTMPRSALLYGASGTVTVPSTVAVIEHATHGPILFDTGVNHRVADPEAAEAHWGPGLRSAYGAEGFTRAHAVDAQLERLGYRLADVRYVLYSHLHLDHAGGMTYFPHAVHVAQHDELRHAWWPDRWTARGYAFEDYVGGRHYDFLELSGDTDLFRDGTLTLVRTAGHTPGHQGVILDLDHHGRIALMGDAAHLQQGLDRNVPMLSDWNTEEKMLTYGRLRALSRAGIRVFLSHDPDHFAALPHDGEFWD from the coding sequence GTGACCCCGAGACTGCGCGTGACGACAGTGGACGCGGGACCCTTCACCATGCCGAGGAGCGCCCTGCTGTACGGGGCGAGCGGTACGGTCACCGTGCCCTCGACGGTCGCCGTCATCGAGCACGCCACCCACGGACCGATCCTCTTCGACACCGGCGTCAACCACCGCGTCGCGGACCCGGAGGCCGCCGAGGCCCACTGGGGGCCGGGCCTGCGGAGCGCGTACGGCGCCGAGGGATTCACCCGGGCCCACGCCGTCGACGCGCAGCTGGAGCGCCTCGGCTACCGGCTCGCCGACGTCCGGTACGTCCTCTACTCCCACCTGCACCTCGACCACGCCGGAGGGATGACCTACTTCCCGCACGCCGTGCACGTCGCCCAGCACGACGAACTGCGCCACGCCTGGTGGCCGGACCGCTGGACGGCCCGGGGCTACGCCTTCGAGGACTACGTGGGCGGTCGGCACTACGACTTCCTCGAACTGAGCGGTGACACCGACCTGTTCCGGGACGGCACGCTCACCCTCGTGCGCACGGCCGGCCACACCCCCGGTCACCAAGGCGTCATCCTGGACCTCGACCACCACGGCCGGATCGCGCTCATGGGCGACGCCGCGCACCTCCAGCAGGGCCTGGACCGCAACGTGCCCATGCTCAGCGACTGGAACACCGAGGAGAAGATGCTGACCTACGGGCGCCTGCGCGCGCTGTCCCGGGCCGGCATCCGGGTCTTCCTCTCCCACGACCCCGACCACTTCGCCGCCCTGCCCCACGACGGCGAGTTCTGGGACTGA